The Elusimicrobiota bacterium nucleotide sequence CATACCGACACTAGCAGTTGTCCGCCCGTCAATAAGCACCATGTATATGTACTGATCGTTAAACCCGATAACCGTACGCGGGTTGGCGTAATCGTAAATCCCGCCGGTACCCCAGGCGGAAGTGTTTGCCACGCTGTTATGTACTAACCAGCCTAAACCCGTAGCCGCGCCACGTACGTTGTTCCATACAGGATCTGATAGTTCTAACAATATTTTTACGGTATCCCCGGCTTTTAGTCCGGATAACAGTGTCGCAGAATTTTTGTGGCCTGATATAACTAATCCGGTTTTTGGAATAACCGTGTTTGTACTGTTATAAACAGCGGATACCGTACAGGCCTGTTCTTTCCCGGGGCTAAGCGGGAAACTTACATTTTTTAGGACTACTTCTACGCTGGGTGTATTCGCTGTCTTCGTAGTAGAATACCATTCCGGAGTGTAAAGTATAAGCTGTCCTGCACCGCGGTCATTGTTTATACGGTCAAAATGTGTTGTTGCATCTGGCAGTGTGAGTTTTAACGATTTATTAGTAACTTTATTTATCACCGGTGTCCCGTCGAATAATTGCCCGAATGACGCCATGCGTGTATTAAAAGTTTCAAAATCTTGAATAACATTGCCTTCGTAGATAATTCCGCCTCGTGCTTCACCGTCTGATTCAAAAAACCCGGCATTCACAGCGGCAATAACGTTGTTTCCTGGTTTATCGTACCGTGAAAATATTGAACTCGTATATTCGCGGTTATGATACACATTCCCGGCAGACATTCCGTTTTGGAATTTATACCGGTCAATATACGCCCGGTCAAGTTTAACAATAAATATATTGTTCGGTCCGGAGATTGTCATTGAACTGAAATACACGCCTTCTGTAATCTGTGTCTCAGCGTATAGTGAAGGAATAGAAAGGATGATGAACAAAATAAGATAGACTGTTCTTTTAACAATATTCATTAACTATAATTATACAAAACATGTTGAGTAGGAACACGCATAAATCTTCATATTATTAGTTTATTTATACAAGTTTATATCATAAACTATTATTAAAGAAATGTTTATCATAAGTAATAAGGAGTAAATGTAATGCTTGTTTTATTAATAATCATCAGTTTGATATCATCGTCGCAACCATTAAACGCAACGGAAACAAAACCAAAGTATACTTTTGCGCATATCTCGGATACTCATATAATTGACACTGACACAATAAAATCGTCTTGGTTTTTGCAGAATACAGATAATTTTAATCTTTTTACTGAAATTATTAATACGCAAAAGAATCATAATATCCCGGATTTTATAATTATAACCGGTGACCTTACCAACAGAGGCGATATCGGTAGTTTAGCTAAGTTCAAAAAATTAACTGAAAAGCTTAACTGCCCGGTGCGGTTCATCGGAGGGAATCACGACTATGAATACAGCGGCGATGCTTTGGCTGACTGGGATAAAACAAGGTATTGCCGTGTTTTTGGTACCGACACGTGGAGGTATGATTTTACGTATAAAAACACGGTGTTTATACTTGCAACATTCCGGCATACGTCAGCGGATGATACTGTTAATTGGATTGATAATAAACTAAAACAATATCCCAGTTCGTTTACAATAGTTGCCACGCATTTTCCTGTATACTTCTCCCGCGGAGGTAACCGCGGGATGACTGACCGGCTGGGGGGAGAAGGGTTTGACCTTCAAACGGTACTTGATAAAAACTCAATGAACCGTGTAATACTGTATCTTTCCGGCCATAGTCATTCTAACTCGTTAGTAAAAAAACGTAATGTTACTAATGTTACAACCTGTGACCTTGCAGATATTCCGCTTGCAGGGTACCGGTACTTTGAAGTGTATGACGATCATATAGATTCAAAGTTTTATGACTTAACCCCGGATTCCACTCACGCGCTTGCGAGTACTGATACTCTTACGGGTTATAATCCTAATTGGTATATCGATGAACGGCATAACGGGAGGGAAGAATATTCCGGTGGATGCCATGAAGAACGCGAGTTCAGTGTGTCTACCATACCGGAGACAGGGTTTTATAAAACAGTATCGTACCAGTTAGTACCTAACGGCTTATCCACAGTGCCTTCACACTGGGTGAGGACTATGGAGGTAAGAAGTACTACAAGAACATACGTTATTGACGGTATTATCAGTGACGAGGAATGGAAATCAACTACTACGGTTAATATACGCCCTTTCCGTGATATAAACCTCAAGCCTGTATCAGAAGGCACAACGGGCTATCTTGCGTATGATGATAATAATCTGTATATCGGCATAAAATGTTATGAACCCAATATGTCAACCGTTACGGCTAATATTATCAAACATGACGACCAGGTATGGCTTGATGATAATATTGAACTCTTCATATCTCCCGCAGGTCAGCAAATACAGTATTATCATTTTATTATTAATACAAACAATGTTTTGTTAGATCAAAGTTGTTATAATTCCGGCCGGTCCCGCAGCCGTGTGTGGGAAAGCACTTGTGAGTCTGCTGTTAAGAAATACGAAGATTATTGGTCAATCGAAATAAGGTTGCCGTTAAAAGATATTGGGAAATACGGGAATATGGGATTCAATCTTAGCCGTACCCGTCCCTCCAGCGGGACACAGGTGTCTTTCGCTCGAATGCTGAACACTTTGCATCAACCTACAAAATTT carries:
- a CDS encoding metallophosphoesterase, whose amino-acid sequence is MLVLLIIISLISSSQPLNATETKPKYTFAHISDTHIIDTDTIKSSWFLQNTDNFNLFTEIINTQKNHNIPDFIIITGDLTNRGDIGSLAKFKKLTEKLNCPVRFIGGNHDYEYSGDALADWDKTRYCRVFGTDTWRYDFTYKNTVFILATFRHTSADDTVNWIDNKLKQYPSSFTIVATHFPVYFSRGGNRGMTDRLGGEGFDLQTVLDKNSMNRVILYLSGHSHSNSLVKKRNVTNVTTCDLADIPLAGYRYFEVYDDHIDSKFYDLTPDSTHALASTDTLTGYNPNWYIDERHNGREEYSGGCHEEREFSVSTIPETGFYKTVSYQLVPNGLSTVPSHWVRTMEVRSTTRTYVIDGIISDEEWKSTTTVNIRPFRDINLKPVSEGTTGYLAYDDNNLYIGIKCYEPNMSTVTANIIKHDDQVWLDDNIELFISPAGQQIQYYHFIINTNNVLLDQSCYNSGRSRSRVWESTCESAVKKYEDYWSIEIRLPLKDIGKYGNMGFNLSRTRPSSGTQVSFARMLNTLHQPTKFIELKFVK